Part of the Deinococcus radiopugnans ATCC 19172 genome is shown below.
GTTGGTGATGCCAATGTCCGGGCGGTGCCGCAGCGCCGCGCCGCCTGCCGTCGCCGGGGCGGTCAGCGCGCCCAGGCCCACCGTCCTGGCCCCCAGGTCACGGGCGCGGGAGACGGCGCGGTCAATGGTGTCGCGCACCCGGCGGCTGCCGCTCAGCAGTTCGGACGGCGTGAGCGGCACGGTGATCAGCCACCCGGCCCTGAACCCCGGCGCGTCGGCGTATCGCAGCGTCCCGGTCACGGCGCTGGGCAGCCTGACCCGGCGCATCAGCCCCTCGTACACCGCGTTGGGCACCCAGCCCAGCGGGCGGCACACTCCGCCCAGGTCACGCGCCACGTCGGTGCGCGGGTGCACCAGAAAGGCGACCGGATGCCGTTGCTGTTCTGGAGTGCACTGATCGGTGTTCATGCCCGGATCATGGCGGGCGGCCCATGATCGGGCCATGATCGGGGAGGAGTGGGAAATGCCCAGAGCGTGGTCAGGGGAGGGCTGCGGAGACACCACCTGGGAGGGAAGGGCGCGGACCTGGGCTGTCTTCGCGCGGCGTCACCCGTTCCAGTCGCCACGGCACCAGCCTTCGCAGCATGTCGATCAGTTCCGGGTCCATGAATTCGTAATCGTCGGGGATGCCCAGCGTGAGGAGACGGTCATCCGGTAGCGCCCCATTGAAACGCTGGCGCAGGACGTCCCGGTGACGCTTTTCCATGCAGACGGCCACGTCGGCCCATTCCAGCAGGTCGCGGCTGACCGGCGTTTCGGCGTCGCGGTGGGTGCCGGCCGAGGTCACTTCCCAGCCGGGCGTGCCGCAGAAGATCGCCTCGGCGGTGGGGCTCCGCAGCCTGTTCTGGGCGCAGACGAACACCACGCGCAGGGGCCGGGTGATACGGACTCCGATTGAAAAGTGTTGAAAACACCTGGAAATCCGAGCAGAGCGAGGAGAAAAAGAACGGGTTCCGGACGTGGAGTGTAGACATCGGAGCTGTCTCGACCTCTGTCGCGTTACAAACGGAATCCGTATTACAGGGCCACCTGCACGTAATGCTCCACCGTGGGGAACGGATCGTAGAAGTGGTGCAGCACTGCCCGCCATTCCTCGTATTCGGCGCTGCCGCGAAAGCCCTCGGTGTGGTCTTCCAGGGTCTCCCACCACACCAGCAGGGCGTATTTGTGGTCATCCTCCAGGCAGCGTTGCAACTCGTGGCGCACGTAGCCCTTCATGCTGGCGATGATGCGCTGCGCCCCCGCGAAGGCGGCCTCGAACGCGGCGGTCTGGCCGGGGCGGATGTGGAGGAGGGCAATTTCCTGGATCATGGGCGGGACCCCTGACTCTCTTCTGGCTTCAGACGCCACAAATTTTTCTTGGGCAGTGAGGCAAAGTGCGGCGCACCGTCTCTGTTCAGATCCGCCCCGGCGCGAATTCGCCCTGACGCCGCTCGGCCCC
Proteins encoded:
- a CDS encoding low molecular weight protein tyrosine phosphatase family protein; this encodes MVFVCAQNRLRSPTAEAIFCGTPGWEVTSAGTHRDAETPVSRDLLEWADVAVCMEKRHRDVLRQRFNGALPDDRLLTLGIPDDYEFMDPELIDMLRRLVPWRLERVTPREDSPGPRPSLPGGVSAALP
- a CDS encoding antibiotic biosynthesis monooxygenase family protein encodes the protein MIQEIALLHIRPGQTAAFEAAFAGAQRIIASMKGYVRHELQRCLEDDHKYALLVWWETLEDHTEGFRGSAEYEEWRAVLHHFYDPFPTVEHYVQVAL